In Deferribacteraceae bacterium V6Fe1, one genomic interval encodes:
- a CDS encoding RNA-directed DNA polymerase, protein MKKYHEYMNEISSDELLEGLIGHGLFADKLPPIFTSENFFNYLKNKYLDKNKELPFNVKSGKDYVRYENIRNVNIPRQLSIPNPFAYAKLAKTLAHNWENLKEYFEKITKHHEYKISRIHIRKIRGEKHLFEMNYKSFFKDKNPELNLMVGKKYLVKSDISNCFPSIYSHAIPWAIKGRENSKESKNDWSDKIDEASRLIKHNESNGLLIGPHSSNIISEIILCKIDNELYKKGYRFIRNIDDYECFTENFVKAENFLLDLSKELKKYTLTLNIKKTVIKELPLGSSNDWVHQLNSHTFLENEKINLPKIRNFWDFVLELFNKNEKNSSILNYAIKIISKKKLNNYAIEYHYNIVHHLTLLFPYLVTLLDEYLFIPFIKDNKLIKSLSNNILANGRKRNLFESMSYALFFAMKYNIKLDISDLFKIVKDSNDTIFMLTSYLYEKKFGNDLTEYINLAREISKNKEGDSNWIFIYEILPESELYGDFKHIKRKKISFIKEEYR, encoded by the coding sequence ATGAAAAAATATCATGAATATATGAATGAAATATCAAGTGATGAACTTTTGGAAGGTTTAATTGGACATGGCTTATTTGCTGATAAATTACCCCCTATTTTTACAAGTGAAAATTTTTTTAATTATTTAAAAAATAAATATTTAGATAAAAACAAAGAGTTACCTTTTAATGTAAAGTCAGGGAAAGACTATGTTAGATATGAAAATATCAGAAATGTAAATATCCCGAGACAATTATCCATTCCGAATCCATTTGCTTATGCAAAACTGGCTAAGACTTTAGCTCATAATTGGGAAAATTTGAAAGAGTATTTTGAAAAAATTACAAAACATCATGAATATAAAATAAGTAGAATTCATATTAGAAAAATCAGAGGGGAAAAACATCTTTTTGAAATGAACTATAAAAGCTTTTTCAAAGATAAAAATCCAGAGCTAAATTTGATGGTTGGGAAAAAATATTTAGTAAAGAGTGATATTTCTAATTGTTTTCCTAGTATTTATTCTCATGCAATCCCTTGGGCAATAAAGGGAAGAGAAAATTCAAAAGAATCTAAAAATGATTGGTCAGACAAAATAGATGAAGCATCAAGGTTGATAAAACACAATGAAAGTAATGGACTATTAATAGGCCCTCATTCTTCAAACATAATTTCCGAAATTATACTATGTAAAATAGATAACGAATTATATAAAAAGGGATATCGTTTTATTAGAAATATAGATGACTATGAATGCTTTACTGAAAATTTTGTTAAAGCGGAAAATTTTTTGTTAGATTTATCTAAAGAGCTTAAAAAATATACTCTAACCTTAAATATCAAAAAGACAGTAATCAAGGAGCTTCCACTTGGTAGTTCAAACGACTGGGTTCATCAATTGAACTCTCATACCTTTTTAGAAAATGAAAAAATTAATTTGCCAAAAATAAGGAATTTTTGGGATTTTGTTTTAGAACTATTTAATAAAAATGAAAAAAACTCATCTATTTTAAATTATGCAATAAAAATAATTTCCAAAAAGAAATTAAATAACTATGCTATTGAGTATCATTACAATATAGTGCATCATTTAACTCTACTTTTCCCGTATCTTGTTACTTTATTAGATGAATATTTATTTATTCCTTTTATAAAAGATAATAAGTTAATTAAATCATTATCAAATAATATTCTTGCAAATGGAAGAAAAAGAAATTTATTTGAAAGTATGAGTTATGCTTTATTTTTTGCAATGAAATATAATATTAAATTAGATATAAGTGATTTATTTAAAATTGTAAAAGATAGTAATGATACAATTTTCATGTTAACTTCGTACTTGTATGAAAAAAAATTTGGGAATGATTTAACTGAATATATAAATCTTGCTAGAGAAATATCTAAAAACAAAGAAGGGGATTCTAACTGGATTTTTATTTATGAAATATTGCCTGAATCAGAATTATATGGTGATTTTAAACATATTAAAAGGAAAAAAATTTCTTTTATTAAGGAAGAATATAGATGA
- a CDS encoding type I restriction endonuclease subunit R, translating into MTKITENTIEQFTIKLLKNQGYDYLFGPDIAPDGESPLRSSFEEVILFDRLRKAIKNINPNLPETAIENAIKQLTNIHTPDLIANNEIFHRMLTEGIKVSYQKDGVERGDIVRLIDFKNPQNNDFLVVNQFTVIQNHINKRPDIVIFINGIPLIVMELKNPSDENATIKLAYNQLQTYKQTIPLLFTYNEILIISDGLEAKMGSLAAGYDRFMYWKSADGKKEASHLISQLETLIKGLLNKETIIDYIRFFILFDKTKKEDEKGQITIKTTKKIAAYHQYYAVNKAVESTLRAVGDNNEKENILREEPAAYGLKDVKEQPVGDKKAGVVWHTQGSGKSISMVFYSAKLIQMINNPTIVVITDRNDLDEQLFDTFAAATQLLRQEPVQADTREHLKELLKVDAGGVVFTTIHKFWPDEGNIYETLSERDNIIVIVDEAHRTQYGFKAKVDKETGDIKYGFAKYLRDALPNATYIAFTGTPIESTDRNTPAVFGNYIDIYDIANAVEDGATVPIYYESRLVKLDLTEEGKKLIKEYEEELDEKGFSEVEKAKTKWAKLEALVGSKPRTEEIAKDIVNHFESRLEAMDGKGMIVVMTRKIAVNLYDEIIKLRPNWHSDELKKGKIKVVMTTSSSDEPEIAKFYQTKEQRRVLADRFKDPEDELKLVIVVDMWLTGFDVPCLHTMYIDKPMKGHTLMQAIARVNRVYKDKTGGLIVDYIGIASDLKEALSFYAESGGKGEPAKLQEEAVKIMLEKFEVVRDMFYGFDYKKYFTAGTSEKLKIILEAEDFILGLENGKKRYVDAVTSLSKAFAIAIPHQRALEIKEEVAFFQAVKSRLIKFNRNDEETIENFETAIKQIVDKAITSKGVIDIFDAAGIKKPDISILSEDFLEEIKGMKRKNLAIETLKKLINDEIKGRIKINFVKSKSLMNSLEELIKKYNNKLLTAAEVIDELIKLAKEIKESDKEPKEMGLSNYEYAFYCAVADNESARELMGKEKLRELATVLFQKVRENTTIDWAIRESAKAKLKVIIKRILRQYGYPPDMQQLATETVLKQAELVADEILAQTQ; encoded by the coding sequence ATGACAAAAATAACTGAAAATACCATCGAACAATTCACCATTAAATTACTTAAAAATCAAGGATACGATTATCTTTTTGGACCAGATATTGCCCCAGATGGAGAAAGTCCACTTAGAAGCTCATTTGAAGAGGTTATATTATTTGATAGACTACGAAAAGCCATAAAAAATATAAACCCAAATTTACCAGAAACTGCAATTGAAAATGCAATAAAACAACTTACCAACATACACACACCAGATTTAATAGCCAACAATGAAATATTCCATAGAATGCTAACAGAAGGAATAAAAGTATCATACCAAAAAGATGGAGTAGAAAGAGGCGATATTGTACGGCTTATTGATTTTAAAAACCCTCAAAACAACGACTTTTTAGTAGTAAATCAGTTTACAGTTATACAAAATCATATAAACAAAAGACCTGATATTGTTATATTTATAAATGGAATTCCGCTTATTGTAATGGAGTTAAAAAATCCATCTGATGAAAACGCAACAATAAAATTAGCTTATAACCAATTACAAACTTACAAACAAACAATACCATTACTTTTTACATACAACGAAATTCTAATAATATCAGATGGACTTGAAGCAAAAATGGGCAGCTTAGCTGCCGGTTATGATAGGTTTATGTATTGGAAATCTGCAGATGGTAAAAAAGAAGCATCACATCTTATAAGCCAGCTTGAAACATTAATAAAAGGGCTTTTAAACAAAGAAACCATTATTGATTATATTAGATTCTTTATACTATTTGATAAAACAAAAAAAGAGGACGAAAAAGGACAGATAACTATTAAAACTACAAAAAAAATTGCAGCATATCATCAATATTACGCTGTAAATAAAGCGGTAGAATCAACTTTAAGAGCAGTAGGAGATAATAATGAAAAAGAAAATATTTTAAGGGAAGAACCTGCCGCATACGGCCTTAAAGATGTTAAAGAGCAGCCAGTAGGAGATAAGAAGGCTGGTGTGGTCTGGCATACACAAGGATCTGGCAAATCAATTTCTATGGTATTTTATTCTGCCAAACTTATTCAAATGATTAATAATCCTACAATAGTTGTCATTACAGATAGAAATGATCTTGATGAACAACTTTTTGATACTTTTGCAGCAGCAACTCAACTTTTAAGGCAAGAACCAGTTCAGGCTGACACAAGGGAACATTTAAAGGAATTATTAAAGGTTGATGCTGGCGGTGTTGTATTTACAACTATTCATAAATTTTGGCCAGATGAAGGCAATATATATGAAACTTTATCAGAAAGAGATAATATTATTGTTATTGTAGATGAGGCCCACAGGACACAATACGGCTTTAAAGCAAAAGTAGATAAAGAAACGGGAGATATAAAATACGGATTTGCAAAATATTTAAGAGATGCACTCCCAAATGCGACATATATTGCCTTTACAGGAACACCCATTGAAAGTACAGACAGAAACACACCGGCGGTTTTTGGAAACTATATAGATATATACGACATTGCAAATGCAGTAGAAGATGGAGCAACCGTCCCAATTTATTATGAAAGTAGGCTTGTAAAATTAGACCTAACAGAAGAAGGGAAAAAATTAATAAAAGAGTATGAAGAAGAGTTAGACGAAAAAGGTTTCTCAGAAGTAGAAAAAGCAAAAACAAAATGGGCGAAACTTGAGGCATTAGTAGGCTCAAAACCAAGAACAGAAGAGATAGCAAAAGATATAGTCAATCACTTTGAAAGCAGACTTGAAGCAATGGACGGAAAAGGAATGATTGTTGTTATGACAAGGAAAATAGCAGTCAACCTGTATGATGAAATAATAAAACTACGCCCAAATTGGCACAGCGATGAGCTTAAAAAAGGAAAAATAAAAGTGGTTATGACAACATCATCTTCAGATGAACCAGAAATAGCAAAATTTTATCAAACAAAAGAGCAAAGAAGAGTTTTAGCAGATAGATTTAAAGACCCGGAAGATGAGTTAAAGCTTGTAATAGTTGTTGATATGTGGCTTACAGGTTTTGACGTTCCTTGTCTTCACACAATGTATATAGACAAACCTATGAAAGGGCATACCCTAATGCAAGCAATAGCAAGGGTAAATAGGGTCTATAAAGACAAAACAGGAGGACTTATTGTAGATTACATAGGGATTGCCTCTGATTTGAAAGAAGCTTTGTCTTTTTATGCAGAAAGTGGAGGAAAAGGAGAACCTGCAAAACTTCAAGAAGAAGCAGTTAAAATAATGCTTGAAAAGTTTGAAGTTGTAAGAGATATGTTTTATGGTTTTGATTACAAAAAATATTTTACTGCTGGTACTTCAGAAAAACTCAAAATAATTCTTGAAGCTGAAGATTTCATACTTGGACTTGAAAATGGAAAAAAACGATACGTTGACGCTGTAACTTCCCTTTCAAAGGCTTTTGCAATAGCTATTCCACACCAAAGAGCACTGGAAATAAAAGAAGAAGTAGCATTTTTTCAGGCTGTAAAATCAAGGCTTATAAAGTTTAACAGAAACGATGAGGAAACGATTGAAAATTTTGAAACAGCCATAAAACAGATAGTAGATAAAGCAATAACTTCAAAAGGTGTTATTGATATATTTGATGCTGCAGGGATAAAAAAACCAGATATTTCTATCTTGTCTGAAGATTTTTTAGAAGAGATAAAAGGAATGAAACGCAAAAACTTAGCAATTGAAACACTAAAAAAGCTGATAAACGATGAAATCAAAGGAAGGATAAAAATAAATTTTGTAAAAAGTAAATCACTTATGAATTCTTTAGAAGAATTAATAAAAAAATATAACAACAAACTTTTAACAGCAGCAGAGGTGATAGACGAGCTTATAAAACTTGCAAAAGAGATAAAAGAAAGCGATAAAGAGCCAAAAGAAATGGGACTTAGTAACTATGAATACGCTTTTTACTGTGCAGTTGCAGATAATGAAAGTGCAAGAGAACTTATGGGAAAAGAAAAATTGAGAGAGCTAGCAACAGTTTTATTTCAAAAGGTAAGAGAAAATACAACTATCGATTGGGCTATAAGAGAAAGTGCAAAAGCAAAACTAAAAGTGATTATAAAAAGAATATTAAGACAGTATGGCTATCCTCCGGATATGCAGCAACTTGCAACTGAAACTGTATTAAAGCAGGCAGAATTGGTCGCAGATGAGATCTTAGCTCAAACTCAGTAG
- a CDS encoding cytochrome C — MKKLVFILSILALTALSASALTVKGVQVDADSAKCITCHEETHTAPKVSDQWADSAHARNGIGCLSCHAAEKDDFDAMDHYGQFVAQHPTPKDCAQCHEKEVEENTKSKHVYPFWLYASADRAVFEPIVGTKQGCEACHNISAMWPDGSIGECDVCHSKHSFSIKQARNPNTCGECHLGPDHPQKEIYFESKHGNIFLSKGKDWNLDYNSSELSSIPLEAPVCTTCHMDAAPGVEATHNVSARLAWEAQAPWSYRTIWFEEELGDWSKKEERMKTVCKSCHAPSFIEDYFLVYDLVNLQYNEIRRQFVYWTKLYESKGLIKPLKDKTLAGKEKQFSNTVLNASWYTTASELMYNSWHHEGRRFRMGSAMQAADYVQWHGIWELQHNLQEMIAWGAENGVEEAKKIYESDSPTKFFPYAIYDIPGSIYSIVTAEQFNVPALYQIIPNYWEKVKANVEQAYKKGFLTKAKFDRWMERYNNKDKYLGKEFPPHPIYKEYDERRKKELVGEGSALDKAIKIGLPSPAPINDKR; from the coding sequence ATGAAAAAGTTAGTTTTTATTTTGTCTATCCTCGCTTTGACTGCACTGTCTGCAAGTGCATTGACAGTCAAAGGGGTGCAGGTTGATGCTGACAGTGCAAAATGTATCACCTGTCACGAAGAAACACATACTGCGCCAAAAGTTTCAGACCAGTGGGCTGATAGTGCTCATGCAAGAAACGGTATCGGATGTCTTTCATGTCACGCAGCAGAAAAGGATGACTTTGACGCTATGGATCACTACGGTCAATTTGTAGCCCAACATCCGACCCCAAAAGATTGTGCACAGTGTCATGAAAAAGAGGTTGAGGAAAACACTAAAAGTAAGCACGTCTATCCATTTTGGCTTTATGCAAGTGCTGACAGAGCTGTTTTTGAGCCGATTGTCGGCACAAAGCAAGGGTGTGAAGCTTGCCACAATATTTCAGCAATGTGGCCTGACGGAAGTATAGGGGAATGCGATGTTTGCCACTCCAAACACTCTTTCAGCATTAAGCAGGCAAGAAATCCCAACACATGCGGTGAGTGTCACTTAGGACCTGACCATCCTCAAAAAGAGATCTATTTTGAATCAAAACACGGAAATATCTTCTTATCAAAAGGGAAAGATTGGAATTTGGACTATAATTCTTCCGAACTCAGTAGCATACCTTTGGAAGCACCTGTATGTACAACATGTCATATGGATGCAGCTCCCGGTGTTGAAGCTACTCACAACGTAAGTGCAAGGCTAGCATGGGAAGCTCAAGCACCATGGAGTTACAGAACTATCTGGTTTGAAGAGGAGCTTGGTGATTGGTCTAAGAAAGAAGAAAGGATGAAAACAGTATGTAAGAGCTGCCACGCCCCAAGCTTTATCGAAGATTACTTCTTGGTGTACGACCTTGTTAACTTGCAATACAACGAAATCAGAAGACAATTTGTATACTGGACAAAGTTATATGAAAGCAAAGGCTTAATTAAGCCGCTTAAAGACAAAACACTGGCAGGTAAAGAGAAACAGTTCTCAAATACCGTGCTTAATGCTAGCTGGTATACAACTGCAAGTGAGTTGATGTACAATTCATGGCACCATGAAGGCAGACGTTTCAGAATGGGATCTGCTATGCAGGCGGCAGACTACGTTCAGTGGCATGGTATATGGGAACTCCAGCATAACCTTCAGGAAATGATTGCATGGGGTGCAGAAAATGGTGTAGAAGAGGCTAAAAAGATTTATGAAAGCGATAGCCCAACAAAATTCTTCCCATACGCAATATACGATATCCCTGGCAGCATTTACTCAATAGTTACTGCAGAGCAGTTTAATGTCCCTGCATTATATCAAATCATCCCTAACTATTGGGAAAAAGTTAAGGCTAATGTTGAGCAAGCTTACAAAAAAGGTTTCCTCACCAAAGCTAAATTTGACAGATGGATGGAAAGATATAACAATAAAGATAAATATTTGGGTAAGGAGTTCCCACCGCACCCAATATACAAGGAATATGACGAGAGAAGGAAAAAAGAGCTCGTAGGTGAAGGTTCAGCTTTGGATAAAGCAATTAAAATCGGACTTCCATCTCCAGCACCAATTAACGACAAAAGATAA
- a CDS encoding nitrate reductase has product MNISRRQFIKASAAAATAAAIGVSAPKKSYAEGGVDKWVKGACRFCGTGCGVYVGVKDGKVVSIKGNPKAKTNFGFLCVKGFLAYKVMNHPDRLKYPMIRQADGKFKRASWDEALDYVASKFKYFHEKYGKDSVAYYGSGQCLTEESYTFNKLWKGGFGSNMVEGNPRLCMASAVGGYISTFGSDEPVGSYADIEQANCIFLVGSNTSECHPIIFRRIMRRKLDNPGVKIIVCEPRKTNTAKIADLWLPVDPGTDLAVFHSMAREIIKNNWVDRAFIEQNTRVTDGKNTYSFEKYAEFVEQFDPESVEKLTRCPAENIRKAAEWFATSGASMTLWTMGLNQRTRGVWANNLIHNLHLITGNICKPGADSFSLTGQPNACGGVRETGSLAHLLPGTKPVTNDKWRAHVEKEWGIAPGTINPKPGFHTMKMFDSLGGEDDPNKPIKAMLTSTTNPAQSLPNLNKYVKGMKDAFLVVIDIFPTRTTQLADVVLPAAFIYEKGGVFGCSERRSQLTEKCVEPPFEAKPDIWIAAQIAKRMGLEKLIPWNMDDSMKANEMAWTEYTRVTKDTDHTLYGATYDRLKREPAGIQWPCPSVDHPGTYKRYVRGMDPMFDHEGFLAKFGKQIPKDAKVYFYMDGKNEGRANIWLRPYKEAAEVPDAQYPFYLTTGRVIEQWHTGTMTMRIPEIARAHPNGYVEIHPADASKYNIVTGDMVLVESRRGKSVLPAVVTKTSMPGILFVPWHDQAFDRMINFVCNDAVDPGSKEPEFKIAAVRIQRVSGPVKIEDKVVITDINSAYS; this is encoded by the coding sequence ATGAATATTTCAAGAAGACAATTTATAAAAGCTTCAGCGGCTGCTGCAACTGCCGCTGCAATAGGTGTCTCAGCCCCGAAAAAAAGTTATGCGGAAGGTGGTGTAGATAAATGGGTTAAAGGTGCATGCAGGTTTTGCGGGACAGGTTGCGGTGTGTATGTAGGTGTGAAAGATGGAAAAGTTGTATCGATAAAAGGTAATCCAAAGGCAAAAACAAACTTTGGGTTTTTATGTGTAAAAGGTTTTTTGGCTTATAAAGTGATGAACCATCCCGACAGATTGAAATACCCGATGATAAGACAGGCTGACGGTAAATTTAAAAGAGCAAGCTGGGATGAAGCACTTGATTATGTAGCAAGTAAATTTAAGTATTTCCATGAAAAATACGGGAAAGATTCCGTGGCTTACTATGGGTCAGGTCAGTGTTTGACAGAAGAAAGTTATACATTTAATAAGCTTTGGAAAGGTGGTTTCGGCAGCAATATGGTTGAAGGTAACCCTCGACTTTGTATGGCAAGTGCGGTTGGTGGATATATTTCTACTTTTGGTTCGGATGAGCCTGTGGGAAGCTATGCTGACATTGAGCAGGCAAATTGTATCTTCCTTGTAGGTTCAAACACAAGTGAGTGTCACCCGATAATTTTTAGAAGGATTATGAGAAGAAAACTCGATAATCCGGGGGTAAAAATAATTGTTTGCGAGCCGAGAAAAACAAACACAGCAAAAATTGCCGATCTTTGGTTGCCTGTGGACCCGGGTACCGATTTGGCGGTATTTCATAGTATGGCCAGAGAAATTATTAAAAACAACTGGGTTGATAGGGCATTTATAGAGCAGAATACCAGAGTTACTGATGGCAAAAATACTTATAGCTTTGAAAAGTATGCCGAATTTGTTGAGCAGTTTGATCCAGAAAGTGTTGAAAAACTTACAAGGTGCCCTGCTGAAAATATAAGAAAAGCCGCAGAGTGGTTTGCTACAAGTGGTGCTTCCATGACCCTTTGGACAATGGGGCTTAACCAAAGGACAAGAGGTGTGTGGGCTAATAACCTTATACATAATTTGCATCTTATTACAGGAAATATTTGTAAACCCGGAGCGGATTCATTCTCACTTACCGGTCAGCCAAATGCTTGCGGTGGTGTAAGGGAAACTGGCAGCTTAGCCCATCTTCTTCCGGGGACAAAACCTGTAACTAACGATAAGTGGCGTGCACATGTGGAAAAAGAGTGGGGTATTGCTCCGGGGACAATCAATCCTAAACCAGGATTTCACACAATGAAGATGTTTGATTCTTTGGGTGGCGAAGATGACCCGAACAAACCTATAAAGGCAATGCTTACTTCCACTACAAATCCGGCTCAGTCTTTGCCTAATTTAAATAAATATGTAAAAGGGATGAAAGACGCTTTTCTTGTAGTTATTGATATCTTCCCCACGAGGACTACACAGCTTGCTGATGTAGTGCTACCTGCTGCATTCATTTATGAAAAAGGCGGGGTATTTGGCTGTAGCGAAAGGAGAAGTCAACTTACGGAAAAATGTGTTGAACCACCTTTTGAAGCAAAGCCTGACATATGGATTGCAGCTCAAATAGCGAAAAGGATGGGGCTTGAGAAGTTAATCCCATGGAATATGGATGATTCTATGAAGGCAAACGAGATGGCTTGGACAGAGTATACAAGGGTTACTAAAGATACTGACCATACTCTTTACGGTGCGACATACGATAGATTAAAAAGAGAGCCTGCAGGGATTCAGTGGCCTTGTCCGTCTGTTGACCACCCAGGCACATATAAGAGATATGTCAGAGGGATGGACCCAATGTTTGACCATGAAGGGTTTTTGGCAAAATTTGGCAAACAGATTCCAAAAGATGCAAAAGTATATTTTTACATGGATGGTAAAAACGAGGGTAGGGCAAATATTTGGCTCAGACCTTACAAAGAGGCAGCTGAAGTGCCTGATGCCCAATATCCATTTTACCTTACAACCGGTAGGGTAATCGAGCAGTGGCATACAGGGACTATGACCATGAGGATTCCCGAAATCGCAAGGGCACATCCTAACGGTTATGTCGAAATTCACCCGGCGGATGCATCAAAGTACAATATTGTTACGGGAGATATGGTGCTTGTCGAAAGTAGAAGAGGTAAATCTGTTTTACCTGCAGTAGTTACCAAAACCTCGATGCCGGGGATTCTTTTTGTGCCATGGCATGATCAGGCATTTGACAGGATGATTAACTTTGTGTGCAATGATGCAGTTGACCCGGGCTCAAAAGAGCCTGAATTTAAAATTGCAGCGGTTAGGATTCAGAGAGTGTCAGGGCCTGTTAAAATAGAAGACAAGGTTGTTATTACAGATATTAATTCCGCATATAGTTAA
- a CDS encoding chaperone NapD encodes MLIVGSVVNIIDDAEEKVVSILKKYKEIEVYSITDDRKRIIIVFEVKGEKELEKICEELKSYDEIIDIGHHYCNFEEAIEGIEKGEITPEVFRFKDRKKINI; translated from the coding sequence ATGCTAATAGTTGGCAGTGTTGTAAATATAATTGATGATGCAGAAGAAAAGGTAGTATCGATTTTAAAGAAATATAAAGAGATTGAAGTATATTCAATAACCGATGATCGCAAAAGAATTATCATTGTGTTTGAGGTTAAAGGGGAGAAGGAGCTAGAAAAAATATGTGAAGAGCTTAAAAGTTACGATGAAATAATAGATATAGGGCATCACTATTGCAATTTTGAAGAAGCGATAGAAGGGATTGAAAAAGGGGAGATTACACCGGAAGTTTTTAGATTTAAGGATAGAAAAAAGATTAATATATGA
- a CDS encoding 4Fe-4S dicluster domain-containing protein, producing MSLKETLQNFLSNNPFKGFFKQNRLRPPGAVAEKMFMELCIRCARCIEVCPYDSIKRADLFEKLQIGTPYIFVEERACYLCMKCPEVCPTGALNNNLIEPEKVNIGKAVINQQECLNFQYYKEEETGKVTGKAQICSTCYNVCPFTDEAIVMEKYILPVVTEKCVGCGICVEKCPVKTKDGKAINVIPAGMGDIKDAGYYYRRSKVLKSNPKEYRDILKGEKLIERKQGISTFGKKKEFKYDFDINTSIEGWEANED from the coding sequence ATGAGTTTAAAAGAGACACTTCAAAACTTTTTGTCTAATAATCCGTTTAAGGGGTTTTTTAAGCAAAATAGGCTTAGGCCTCCGGGTGCTGTAGCTGAAAAAATGTTTATGGAGCTATGTATCAGGTGCGCAAGATGCATAGAAGTGTGCCCTTATGACAGCATAAAAAGGGCTGACTTATTTGAAAAATTGCAGATAGGTACACCATATATTTTTGTAGAGGAAAGGGCGTGTTATCTTTGTATGAAATGTCCCGAAGTTTGCCCTACAGGTGCTTTAAACAATAATCTTATTGAACCTGAAAAGGTAAACATTGGCAAAGCCGTCATAAATCAGCAGGAGTGTTTAAATTTTCAATATTACAAAGAGGAGGAGACCGGAAAGGTCACCGGTAAGGCACAGATTTGCAGCACATGTTACAATGTGTGCCCGTTTACCGATGAAGCAATCGTAATGGAAAAATATATACTTCCTGTTGTTACGGAAAAGTGTGTAGGGTGCGGAATATGTGTGGAAAAATGCCCGGTTAAGACTAAAGACGGGAAAGCCATAAATGTTATACCTGCAGGTATGGGGGATATTAAGGATGCAGGGTATTATTACAGAAGATCAAAAGTATTAAAATCTAATCCTAAAGAGTATAGAGACATTTTAAAAGGGGAAAAGTTAATAGAGCGTAAGCAGGGTATTTCTACATTTGGTAAGAAAAAAGAGTTTAAGTACGACTTTGATATAAATACGTCCATCGAAGGTTGGGAAGCCAATGAAGATTAA
- a CDS encoding 4Fe-4S binding protein, translating into MKIKTVRRSIQIFVFLLMFIVPVLNIFEIYFIKGTFYSIDVGSVAMADPLAVFQAIIASKSFTLTMLVSIIIPVMLVFIFGRIWCSFMCPYYLITEMVEKFRNKLRLKPNKPKYSQENLNKTNILRLLFLLVGLFVMGVSGIPILNLISAPGVISSQALVMVKFGYVTFEIVFIIILIVMEFFYYKFWCRYFCPTGSFLSMLGLNRMMKVKKINTDCSMCLRCIKVCPMVINPMEDGHSIACNNCGDCVDNCPDNHKRPTLKYVIK; encoded by the coding sequence ATGAAGATTAAAACTGTCAGAAGAAGCATTCAGATTTTTGTTTTTTTATTAATGTTTATTGTGCCAGTCTTGAATATATTTGAAATATATTTTATCAAAGGGACTTTTTACTCCATAGATGTGGGAAGTGTAGCAATGGCCGATCCGTTAGCAGTTTTCCAAGCTATTATTGCATCTAAATCTTTTACTCTGACAATGCTTGTATCAATTATTATTCCGGTTATGCTTGTATTTATTTTTGGAAGAATCTGGTGTAGCTTTATGTGCCCTTACTACCTAATTACAGAGATGGTTGAAAAGTTTAGAAACAAACTGCGTCTGAAACCGAATAAGCCTAAATATTCTCAAGAAAATCTTAATAAAACAAATATATTGAGGCTTTTATTTTTATTGGTTGGATTATTTGTTATGGGGGTCTCAGGAATACCTATTTTAAATCTTATCTCGGCCCCAGGTGTTATTTCATCACAGGCACTTGTTATGGTAAAGTTTGGCTATGTGACTTTTGAAATAGTTTTTATTATTATTTTAATAGTAATGGAGTTTTTTTATTACAAATTTTGGTGCCGTTACTTTTGCCCCACCGGGAGCTTTTTGTCTATGTTGGGACTTAACAGAATGATGAAAGTAAAAAAAATAAATACAGACTGCTCTATGTGTCTAAGATGTATAAAAGTTTGTCCAATGGTTATAAATCCTATGGAAGATGGGCATAGTATCGCTTGCAATAATTGCGGGGATTGTGTTGATAATTGCCCTGACAATCATAAAAGACCTACTTTAAAATATGTAATAAAATAG